One genomic segment of Ricinus communis isolate WT05 ecotype wild-type chromosome 3, ASM1957865v1, whole genome shotgun sequence includes these proteins:
- the LOC8265101 gene encoding zinc protease PQQL-like isoform X1, which translates to MDLLPSETSQIAKKHRFRSLKLVNIDLDQVLEGEPFGAEYGRLDNGLFYYVRLNSKPRMRAALALAVKAGSVLEEEEERGVAHIVEHLAFSATKKYTNHDIVKFLESIGAEFGACQNAVTSADETVYELFVPVDKPELLSQAISVMAEFSTEVRVSKDDLEKERGAVMEEYRGNRNASGRMQDAHWVLMMEGSKYADRLPIGLEKVIRTVSAETVKQFYRKWYHLHNMAVIAVGDFSDTKSVVELIKMHFGQKVSERDPPQIPVFQVPSHEEPRFSCFVESEAAGSAVMISYKMPVDELKTVKDYKDMLLESMFLYALNQRFFKLSRRKDPPYFSCSAAADALVHPLKACIMTSACKEKGTLEALESMLLEVARVRLHGFSEREISIVRALLMAEIESAYLERDQMQSTNLRDEYLQHFLRNEPVVGIEYEAQLQKTILPQISALEVSKYSEKLQTSCSCVIKTIEPQASATVDDLKKVLLKINALEAEGSISPWDDENIPEEIVATKPNPGSVLHQLEYSNIGASELILSNGMRICYKCTDFLDDQVLFTGFSYGGLSEIPESDYFSCSMGSTIAGEIGVFGYRPPVLMDMLAGKRVEVGTKLGAYMRTFSGDCSPSDLETALQLVYQLFTTNVTPGEEDVKIVMQMAEEAVRAQERDPYTAFADRVKELNYGNSYFFRPIRINDLQKVDPMKACEYFNSCFKDPSTFTVVIVGNLDPTIAVPLILQYLGGIPKPSEPILHFNRDDLKGLPFTFPTSIIREVVRSPMVEAQCSVQLSFPVVLKNGTMVEEIHRIGFLSKLLETKIMQVLRFKHGQIYSAGVSVFLGGNRPSRTGDIRGDISINFSCDPGISSKLVDLALDEILRLQEEGPKDQDVLTVLELEQRAHENGLQENFYWLERILRSYQSRIYNGELGTAFEIQDEGRSNVRQSLTTSAVQLTLQRILPCPCKKQYTAVILMPQTSRIQLLRSFFQSTRTSYARDAKIIASIAGCTVLALTFWRYSRSSLRS; encoded by the exons ATGGATTTGCTACCATCGGAGACATCACAGATCGCGAAGAAACATAGATTCCGGTCACTAAAACTGGTCAACATCGACCTAGACCAAGTTCTAGAAGGTGAACCTTTCGGCGCTGAGTACGGCCGTCTCGATAACGGCCTCTTTTACTACGTCCGCCTTAACTCCAAGCCTCGAATGCGTGCTGCTCTCGCTCTCGCCGTCAAGGCCGG CTCAGTtttggaagaggaagaggagcGTGGAGTTGCACACATAGTAGAGCATCTCGCATTTAGCGCGACGAAAAAATATACGAATCATGATATTGTTAAGTTTCTCGAGAGTATTGGAGCTGAGTTTGGTGCTTGTCAAAATGCTGTTACTTCTGCTGATGAAACTGTATATGAGCTTTTTGTGCCTGTTGATAAACCTGAATTGTTGTCTCAGGCTATTTCAGTTATGGCTGAGTTTAGTACTGAG GTTAGGGTTTCTAAAGATGatttagagaaagaaagaggagctGTTATGGAAGAGTATAGAGGGAATAGGAATGCTAGTGGAAGAATGCAGGACGCTCATTGGGTTCTCATGATGGAGGGTTCTAAG TATGCTGATCGATTACCAATTGGATTAGAGAAAGTGATTCGGACAGTTTCTGCTGAAACTGTAAAGCAGTTCTACAGGAAATGGTACCATTTGCATAATATGGCAGTGATAGCGGTTGGAGATTTTTCTGATACCAAG AGTGTAGTTGAGTTAATAAAGATGCATTTCGGTCAGAAAGTTTCAGAACGGGATCCTCCACAGATTCCAGTATTTCAAGTTCCATCTCATGAGGAACCACGCTTTTCATGTTTTGTTGAATCTGAAGCTGCTGGG TCTGCAGTCATGATTAGCTATAAGATGCCAGTGGATGAGCTGAAGACAGTGAAGGATTACAAGGATATGCTTCTAGAATCCATGTTTCTCTATGCTCTAAACCAGAGATTCTTTAAATTATCTCGTAGAAAGGATCCACCCTACTTCTCTTGCTCAGCTGCAGCAGATGCTCTAGTTCATCCATTGAAGGCCTGTATAATGACTTCAGCCTGTAAAGAAAAAGGCACTCTAGAGGCCCTAGAATCAATGCTTCTTGAG GTTGCAAGAGTGCGATTACATGGTTTTTCAGAACGTGAAATATCAATTGTTCGAGCTTTACTAATGGCAGAAATTGAATCTGCCTATCTGGAGCGTGATCAAATGCAATCAACCAACTTGCGTGATGAATATTTACAA CATTTTCTTCGAAATGAACCGGTAGTTGGGATTGAGTATGAGGCTCAACTTCAAAAAACGATTCTACCTC AAATATCGGCACTGGAAGTATCCAAATACTCAGAAAAGTTACAAACATCATGTAGCTGTGTCATAAAGACAATTGAACCTCAAGCTTCTGCTACAGTTGATGATTTGAAAAAAGTGCTACTGAAAATAAATGCTCTCGAGGCAGAAGGAAGCATTTCTCCTTGGGATGATGAGAACATTCCAGAGGAAATTGTTGCTACAAAGCCAAATCCAGG GAGTGTCCTGCATCAGCTTGAATATTCAAACATTGGGGCTTCTGAATTAATCCTATCAAATGGCATGCGAATTTGCTATAAATGTACGGACTTCCTTGATGATCag GTTCTTTTTACAGGATTCTCATATGGTGGTCTATCTGAAATCCCAGAAAGTGATTACTTTTCATGCTCCATGGGATCAACCATTGCTGGAGAAATTGGTGTATTTGGTTATAGGCCACCAGTTCTCATGGATATGCTTGCTGGTAAGAGAGTTGAAGTTGGTACAAAGCTTGGAGCATACATGAGAACTTTTTCAGGAGATTGTTCACCTTCAGATCTGGAAACAGCtttacag CTTGTCTACCAACTGTTTACGACAAATGTAACACCTGGAGAAGAAGATGTTAAAATAGTGATGCAAATGGCAGAGGAAGCAGTTCGTGCTCAAGAAAGAGATCCTTATACTGCTTTTGCAGACCGAGTTAAGGAGCTGAACTATGGGAACTCCTATTTTTTTAGG CCTATTAGAATTAATGATCTGCAGAAAGTTGATCCAATGAAAGCCTGTGAATATTTTAATAGCTGCTTTAAGGATCCTTCAACTTTTACAGTTGTGATTGTTGGGAATCTTGATCCCACCATTGCAGTTCCTCTGATTTTGCAGTATTTG GGTGGAATTCCAAAACCTTCCGAACCTATTCTCCACTTTAACCGGGATGATCTCAAAGGCTTGCCATTTACTTTTCCTACAAGCATAATAAG AGAAGTGGTCCGAAGCCCCATGGTGGAAGCACAGTGTTCAGTTCAGCTAAGCTTTCCTGTGGTGCTGAAGAATGGGACAATG GTAGAAGAGATTCATCGGATTGGCTTCTTGAGCAAACTtcttgaaacaaaaattatgcAAGTTCTACGTTTCAAGCATGGGCAG ATATATTCTGCTGGTGTATCAGTATTCCTCGGTGGTAATAGACCTTCCCGGACTGGTGATATACGTGGTGACATTAGCATAAATTTTTCTTGTGATCCTGGAATCTCCTCGAAACTG GTTGATTTGGCTTTGGATGAAATATTACGGCTTCAAGAGGAAGGACCTAAAGATCAGGATGTCTTGACTGTACTTGAACTTGAGCAAAGGGCCCATGAAAATGGACTGCAg GAGAACTTCTACTGGCTAGAGAGGATTTTACGCAGTTACCAGTCAAGGATCTACAATGGTGAATTGGGCACAGCCTTTGAG ATTCAAGATGAAGGAAGGTCTAATGTTAGACAATCCCTTACAACATCAGCAGTGCAGTTGACACTGCAAAGAATACTGCCTTGTCCTTGCAAAAAACAGTACACTGCAGTCATTCTAATGCCTCAGACATCCCGCATTCAGTTGCTGAGGTCATTCTTCCAATCTACTCGGACTAGTTATGCCAGAGATGCCAAG ATTATAGCAAGCATTGCTGGTTGTACCGTTTTGGCTCTCACTTTCTGGAGATATTCAAGAAGTTCTCTAAGATCTTAG
- the LOC8265101 gene encoding zinc protease PQQL-like isoform X2: protein MAEFSTEVRVSKDDLEKERGAVMEEYRGNRNASGRMQDAHWVLMMEGSKYADRLPIGLEKVIRTVSAETVKQFYRKWYHLHNMAVIAVGDFSDTKSVVELIKMHFGQKVSERDPPQIPVFQVPSHEEPRFSCFVESEAAGSAVMISYKMPVDELKTVKDYKDMLLESMFLYALNQRFFKLSRRKDPPYFSCSAAADALVHPLKACIMTSACKEKGTLEALESMLLEVARVRLHGFSEREISIVRALLMAEIESAYLERDQMQSTNLRDEYLQHFLRNEPVVGIEYEAQLQKTILPQISALEVSKYSEKLQTSCSCVIKTIEPQASATVDDLKKVLLKINALEAEGSISPWDDENIPEEIVATKPNPGSVLHQLEYSNIGASELILSNGMRICYKCTDFLDDQVLFTGFSYGGLSEIPESDYFSCSMGSTIAGEIGVFGYRPPVLMDMLAGKRVEVGTKLGAYMRTFSGDCSPSDLETALQLVYQLFTTNVTPGEEDVKIVMQMAEEAVRAQERDPYTAFADRVKELNYGNSYFFRPIRINDLQKVDPMKACEYFNSCFKDPSTFTVVIVGNLDPTIAVPLILQYLGGIPKPSEPILHFNRDDLKGLPFTFPTSIIREVVRSPMVEAQCSVQLSFPVVLKNGTMVEEIHRIGFLSKLLETKIMQVLRFKHGQIYSAGVSVFLGGNRPSRTGDIRGDISINFSCDPGISSKLVDLALDEILRLQEEGPKDQDVLTVLELEQRAHENGLQENFYWLERILRSYQSRIYNGELGTAFEIQDEGRSNVRQSLTTSAVQLTLQRILPCPCKKQYTAVILMPQTSRIQLLRSFFQSTRTSYARDAKIIASIAGCTVLALTFWRYSRSSLRS from the exons ATGGCTGAGTTTAGTACTGAG GTTAGGGTTTCTAAAGATGatttagagaaagaaagaggagctGTTATGGAAGAGTATAGAGGGAATAGGAATGCTAGTGGAAGAATGCAGGACGCTCATTGGGTTCTCATGATGGAGGGTTCTAAG TATGCTGATCGATTACCAATTGGATTAGAGAAAGTGATTCGGACAGTTTCTGCTGAAACTGTAAAGCAGTTCTACAGGAAATGGTACCATTTGCATAATATGGCAGTGATAGCGGTTGGAGATTTTTCTGATACCAAG AGTGTAGTTGAGTTAATAAAGATGCATTTCGGTCAGAAAGTTTCAGAACGGGATCCTCCACAGATTCCAGTATTTCAAGTTCCATCTCATGAGGAACCACGCTTTTCATGTTTTGTTGAATCTGAAGCTGCTGGG TCTGCAGTCATGATTAGCTATAAGATGCCAGTGGATGAGCTGAAGACAGTGAAGGATTACAAGGATATGCTTCTAGAATCCATGTTTCTCTATGCTCTAAACCAGAGATTCTTTAAATTATCTCGTAGAAAGGATCCACCCTACTTCTCTTGCTCAGCTGCAGCAGATGCTCTAGTTCATCCATTGAAGGCCTGTATAATGACTTCAGCCTGTAAAGAAAAAGGCACTCTAGAGGCCCTAGAATCAATGCTTCTTGAG GTTGCAAGAGTGCGATTACATGGTTTTTCAGAACGTGAAATATCAATTGTTCGAGCTTTACTAATGGCAGAAATTGAATCTGCCTATCTGGAGCGTGATCAAATGCAATCAACCAACTTGCGTGATGAATATTTACAA CATTTTCTTCGAAATGAACCGGTAGTTGGGATTGAGTATGAGGCTCAACTTCAAAAAACGATTCTACCTC AAATATCGGCACTGGAAGTATCCAAATACTCAGAAAAGTTACAAACATCATGTAGCTGTGTCATAAAGACAATTGAACCTCAAGCTTCTGCTACAGTTGATGATTTGAAAAAAGTGCTACTGAAAATAAATGCTCTCGAGGCAGAAGGAAGCATTTCTCCTTGGGATGATGAGAACATTCCAGAGGAAATTGTTGCTACAAAGCCAAATCCAGG GAGTGTCCTGCATCAGCTTGAATATTCAAACATTGGGGCTTCTGAATTAATCCTATCAAATGGCATGCGAATTTGCTATAAATGTACGGACTTCCTTGATGATCag GTTCTTTTTACAGGATTCTCATATGGTGGTCTATCTGAAATCCCAGAAAGTGATTACTTTTCATGCTCCATGGGATCAACCATTGCTGGAGAAATTGGTGTATTTGGTTATAGGCCACCAGTTCTCATGGATATGCTTGCTGGTAAGAGAGTTGAAGTTGGTACAAAGCTTGGAGCATACATGAGAACTTTTTCAGGAGATTGTTCACCTTCAGATCTGGAAACAGCtttacag CTTGTCTACCAACTGTTTACGACAAATGTAACACCTGGAGAAGAAGATGTTAAAATAGTGATGCAAATGGCAGAGGAAGCAGTTCGTGCTCAAGAAAGAGATCCTTATACTGCTTTTGCAGACCGAGTTAAGGAGCTGAACTATGGGAACTCCTATTTTTTTAGG CCTATTAGAATTAATGATCTGCAGAAAGTTGATCCAATGAAAGCCTGTGAATATTTTAATAGCTGCTTTAAGGATCCTTCAACTTTTACAGTTGTGATTGTTGGGAATCTTGATCCCACCATTGCAGTTCCTCTGATTTTGCAGTATTTG GGTGGAATTCCAAAACCTTCCGAACCTATTCTCCACTTTAACCGGGATGATCTCAAAGGCTTGCCATTTACTTTTCCTACAAGCATAATAAG AGAAGTGGTCCGAAGCCCCATGGTGGAAGCACAGTGTTCAGTTCAGCTAAGCTTTCCTGTGGTGCTGAAGAATGGGACAATG GTAGAAGAGATTCATCGGATTGGCTTCTTGAGCAAACTtcttgaaacaaaaattatgcAAGTTCTACGTTTCAAGCATGGGCAG ATATATTCTGCTGGTGTATCAGTATTCCTCGGTGGTAATAGACCTTCCCGGACTGGTGATATACGTGGTGACATTAGCATAAATTTTTCTTGTGATCCTGGAATCTCCTCGAAACTG GTTGATTTGGCTTTGGATGAAATATTACGGCTTCAAGAGGAAGGACCTAAAGATCAGGATGTCTTGACTGTACTTGAACTTGAGCAAAGGGCCCATGAAAATGGACTGCAg GAGAACTTCTACTGGCTAGAGAGGATTTTACGCAGTTACCAGTCAAGGATCTACAATGGTGAATTGGGCACAGCCTTTGAG ATTCAAGATGAAGGAAGGTCTAATGTTAGACAATCCCTTACAACATCAGCAGTGCAGTTGACACTGCAAAGAATACTGCCTTGTCCTTGCAAAAAACAGTACACTGCAGTCATTCTAATGCCTCAGACATCCCGCATTCAGTTGCTGAGGTCATTCTTCCAATCTACTCGGACTAGTTATGCCAGAGATGCCAAG ATTATAGCAAGCATTGCTGGTTGTACCGTTTTGGCTCTCACTTTCTGGAGATATTCAAGAAGTTCTCTAAGATCTTAG
- the LOC8265100 gene encoding uncharacterized protein LOC8265100, translated as MLIPQPCFSTLYNQPTLSHELSRHHCNSLSTPSTNLSLTNHKYYARKPGASLFGAVQCRAQKRSTQNEIQEDQESVIDYDNYEDDDNGFSARTRFRGRDEERDYDRDPEFAEILGSCLDNPQKARDKMEDRLRKKRHKVVQTKTGSATPMKVSFNKFDFSNSYIWFEFYNAPLEKDVTLICDTIRSWHIIGRLGGCNSMNMQLSQSTFDKRPNYDAIQGANVTPATFYNIGDLEIQDNLARIWMDIGTSEPLLLDVFINALTQISSDYVGIKQLVFGGSEFENWKENLTSEDAGCSIHKI; from the exons ATGCTTATACCGCAGCCTTGCTTTTCCACTCTCTACAACCAGCCTACACTGAGCCATGAACTTTCCCGCCACCACTGCAACTCCTTGAGCACTCCAAGTACAAATCTTTCACTTACAAATCACAAGTACTACGCTCGAAAACCAGGCGCTTCATTGTTTGGTGCTGTACAGTGTCGTGCCCAGAAAAGAAGCACGCAAAATGAGATTCAAGAAGACCAAGAAAGTGTTATTGATTACGATAATtatgaagatgatgataatGGATTCTCGGCTCGGACAAGATTTAGAGGGAGAGATGAAGAGAGAGATTATGATAGAGACCCTGAATTCGCTGAAATTCTAGGGAGTTGTCTTGATAACCCACAAAAAGCTCGAGATAAA ATGGAGGATAGATTGAGGAAGAAAAGGCACAAGGTTGTGCAAACAAAGACAGGTTCAGCTACACCTATGAAGGTTTCATTCAACAA ATTTgatttctcaaactcatacaTATGGTTTGAATTCTATAATGCCCCACTGGAAAAAGATGTCACCTTAATTTGCGAT ACAATTCGGTCATGGCACATCATTGGACGCCTTGGTGGATGCAATTCCATGAATATGCAA TTGTCACAATCAACTTTTGATAAAAGACCAAATTATGATGCTATTCAAGGAGCAAATGTGACACCGGCCACATTTTACAACATTGGGGATTTAGAGATTCAAGACAATTTGGCGCGTATATG GATGGATATTGGGACTTCTGAGCCATTGCTTCTGGATGTTTTTATCAATGCATTAACACAGATAAGCTCTGA CTATGTAGGAATTAAGCAGCTGGTGTTTGGTGGATCTGAATTTGAGAATTGGAAGGAGAACTTGACATCAGAGGATGCCGGTTGCAGCATCCACAAGATCTGA
- the LOC8265099 gene encoding histone acetyltransferase type B catalytic subunit: MGQKQQSTGDPTTEPKKRRRVGFSNVDSGIEANECITIYMVSSREQVGASDSFCISPVDLNGFFDEAGKIYGYQGLKITIWISSLTFHAYADITYESTSDGGKGITDLKNALQRIFAETLVENKDDFLRSFSAESHLIRSIVSTGEIFHHKASNGYIGESHLGEPTSDMKVFRMAIGNTGAGHLYSRLIPLVLLLIDGSNPIDVADPGWELFVLIHEKNDEQGDIQHRLLGFTAVYRFYHYPDKTRLRLSQILVLPPYQHKGYGRQLVEVVNKVAISEDVYDFTVEEPLDHFQHVRTCVDIQRLLAFDAIQDAINSAVSNLKQGKLSKRAHVPRFIPPSTAIDAVRKTLKINRKQFLQCWEVLIYLGLDSEDKGMEDFATIISNRVKADILGKDSGSGGKQVIEVPSYYNPEMSFVMFRSGSEGSIQMDENQTNQKEQLQQLVDERLKEIKLIAQKLRPV; encoded by the exons ATGGGGCAGAAGCAACAATCAACCGGCGATCCGACCACCGAACCCAAGAAACGAAGGCGTGTTGGCTTCTCGAACGTCG ATTCTGGAATCGAGGCCAATGAATGCATTACAATTTACATGG TTTCTAGCAGGGAACAAGTGGGTGCTTCAGACAGTTTCTGCATTTCCCCAGTTGACCTGAATGGCTTTTTCGATGAGGCTGGGAAAATTTATGGCTATCAGGGGTTAAAG ATAACAATCTGGATTAGCAGCTtaacatttcatgcatatgcTGATATTACATATGAGAGCACATCTGAT GGAGGTAAAGGGATCACTGACCTCAAAAATGCTCTTCAG AGAATTTTTGCTGAGACTCTTGTGGAGAATAAGGATGATTTCCTTCGATCATTTTCTGCAGAGAGTCATTTGATTAG ATCCATCGTCTCAACTGGGGAGATATTCCATCATAAAGCCTCAAATGGATACATTGGTGAAAGTCATTTAGGAGAACCTACATCCGATATGAAG GTTTTCCGCATGGCAATAGGCAATACAGGTGCTGGACACCTTTACAGTCGCTTGATCCctcttgttcttcttcttattgATG GGAGCAACCCTATTGATGTAGCTGATCCAGGATGGGAGTTATTTGTCCTGATCCATGAGAAAAATGATGAGCAGGGGGACATTCAACATAGGCTGCTAGGTTTTACAGCAGTTTATCGCTTCTATCATTACCCTGATAAAACACGACTACGACTCAGTCAG ATCTTGGTGCTGCCTCCTTACCAACACAAAGGTTATGGTCGTCAACTTGTTGAGGTGGTCAACAAAGTCGCCATATCTGAAGATGTTTATGACTTCACAGTTGAAGAGCCACTAGATCACTTCCAACACGTGCGCACTTGTGTTGACATACAACGGCTGCTTGCATTTGATGCAATCCAAGATGCAATTAATTCAGCTGTTTCAAATTTGAAACAGGGAAAGTTATCAAAGAGAGCGCATGTCCCTCGATTCATTCCACCTTCAACTGCAATAGATGCTGTTAGGAAAACTTTGAAAATCAACAGGAAACAGTTTCTTCAGTGCTGGGAGGTACTAATTTATCTAGGCCTTGATTCTGAAGATAAGGGCATGGAGGATTTTGCGACAATCATTTCAAATCGTGTGAAGGCTGATATATTAGGAAAAGACTCTGGAAGTGGTGGAAAGCAGGTGATTGAAGTCCCGAGTTACTATAATCCAGAGATGTCATTTGTCATGTTCAGGTCAGGGAGTGAAGGCAGTATTCAGATGGATGAAAATCAAACAAATCAAAAGGAGCAGCTGCAACAATTGGTTGATGAAAGGCTCAAAGAAATAAAGCTAATTGCACAGAAGTTGCGTCCTGTCTAA
- the LOC8265098 gene encoding 60S ribosomal protein L28-2 translates to MATVPGQLIWEIVKTNNSFLVKEFGRGNASVQFSKESNNLYNLNSYKHSGLANKKTVSIQPGGKDLSVVLATTKTKKQNKPASSLHKSVMRKEFRRMAKAVSNQVGDNYYRPDLKKAALARLSAVQRSLKVAKSGVKKRNRQAV, encoded by the exons ATGGCCACAGTTCCAGGGCAGTTGATTTGGGAGATCGTGAAGACGAATAATTCTTTTCTCGTGAAAGAATTTGGTAGAGGCAACGCTAGCGTCCAGTTTAGCAAGGAAAGCAACAATCTCTACAATCTCAACTCTTACAAGCACTCCG GTTTGGCAAACAAGAAAACTGTTAGTATTCAGCCAGGAGGCAAAGATCTATCTGTGGTACTTGCTACCACTAAGACTAAGAAGCAGAACAAGCCTGCTAGTTCACTACATAAGTCCGTTATGAGGAAGGAGTTTCGCCGTATGGCTAAGGCTGTTAGTAATCAG GTTGGAGATAATTACTACAGGCCAGATTTGAAGAAAGCAGCCCTTGCTAGATTGAGTGCCGTTCAGAGGAGCCTTAAGGTTGCGAAGTCTGGTGTCAAGAAGAGAAACAGGCAGGCAGTTTAG
- the LOC8265097 gene encoding 40S ribosomal protein S15a-5 yields MGRRILNDALRAMVNAERRGKDRVQLQPISTVMSSFLKIMKDRGYIKNFQVYDPHRVGRITVELQGRIKDCKALTHRQDLKAKDIEAYRLRALPTHQYGYVVITTPDGVLDHEQAIERNVGGQVLGYFH; encoded by the exons atgggGAGGAGGATATTAAACGATGCGTTGAGGGCAATGGTGAATGCAGAGAGACGAGGAAAAGACAGGGTTCAATTGCAACCTATTTCAACAGTCATGTCTTCTTTTCTCAAGATTATGAAAGATCGAG GATATATCAAGAACTTTCAGGTGTATGATCCACATAGAGTTGGGAGGATAACAGTTGAACTACAAGGCAGGATAAAGGATTGCAAGGCTCTCACTCATAGGCAAGACCTCAAGGCAAAAGATATAGAAGCATACCGATTGCGAGCACTTCCAACACATCAG TATGGTTATGTTGTTATAACTACTCCAGATGGTGTACTGGACCACGAACAGGCAATTGAACGGAATGTGGGTGGGCAGGTTCTTGGTTATTTTCATTAG
- the LOC8265096 gene encoding probable caffeoyl-CoA O-methyltransferase At4g26220, which yields MSKGLLKSEELYQYVLEASVYPRETEPLRELRNITASHPRAGMATSPDAGQLIALLLQLVNAKKTIEVGVFTGYSLLLTALSIPEDGKITAIDVNRETYDIGLPIIRKAGVEHKIDFMESEALPVLDKLLKDHGNEGSFDFAFVDADKINYWNYHERLLKLLKVGGIVVYDNTLWGGTVAIPEEEAPEAMRMGRQLTIELNKLFAADSRIQISHASLGDGITICRRLY from the exons ATGTCGAAGGGATTATTGAAAAGTGAAGAGTTGTatcag TATGTGCTGGAGGCTAGTGTGTACCCACGCGAAACTGAGCCTCTTAGAGAGCTAAGAAATATCACTGCTAGTCATCCGAG GGCTGGAATGGCCACTTCTCCAGATGCTGGGCAGTTAATAGCCCTGCTTTTGCAGCTAGTAAATGCGAAAAAGACAATAGAAGTGGGAGTCTTCACTGGGTACTCCCTTCTCCTCACGGCTCTTTCAATCCCTGAGGATGGTAAG ATTACTGCCATAGATGTCAATCGCGAGACATATGACATAGGACTACCAATCATAAGAAAAGCTGGTGTCGAGCACAAAATTGACTTCATGGAATCTGAGGCTCTGCCAGTTCTTGATAAGCTACTGAAAGAT CATGGAAATGAAGGCAGTTTCGACTTTGCTTTTGTTGATGCTGACAAAATCAATTATTGGAACTACCATGAGAGGCTACTAAAATTGCTGAAGGTGGGTGGAATAGTAGTCTATGATAACACTCTTTGGGGAGGGACAGTTGCTATACCTGAAGAGGAAGCCCCAGAGGCTATGAGAATGGGCAGACAGCTTACAATTGAACTCAACAAATTGTTTGCAGCTGATTCTCGTATCCAAATCTCACATGCGTCGTTGGGTGATGGAATTACAATCTGCAGGCGACTTTATTAA
- the LOC8265095 gene encoding probable caffeoyl-CoA O-methyltransferase At4g26220, with translation MQKGLLKSEELYQYVLETSVFPREPEPLRELRNITANHPWAKMATSPDAGQFMAMLLQLVNAKKTIEVGVFTGYSLLLTALSIPEDGKIVAIDVDREAYEIGLPIIRKAGVEHKIDFMESEALPVLDKLLKEHGNESSFDFAFVDADKINYWNYHERLLKLVKVGGIVIYDNSLWRGSVAVPEEEAPEHLRFCRQLTIEHNKFLAADSRVQISHASLGDGITICRRIC, from the exons ATGCAGAAAGGATTATTGAAAAGTGAAGAGCTGTATCAG TATGTGCTGGAGACTAGTGTGTTCCCACGCGAACCAGAGCCTCTCAGGGAGCTAAGAAATATCACTGCTAATCACCCATG GGCTAAGATGGCTACTTCTCCAGATGCTGGGCAGTTTATGGCCATGCTTTTGCAGCTAGTAAACGCAAAAAAGACAATAGAAGTGGGAGTCTTCACTGGGTACTCCCTTCTCCTCACGGCTCTTTCAATTCCTGAGGATGGTAAG ATTGTCGCCATAGATGTCGATCGTGAGGCCTATGAAATAGGACTGCCAATTATAAGAAAAGCTGGAGTCGAACACAAAATTGACTTCATGGAATCTGAGGCTCTACCAGTTCTCGATAAGCTACTGAAAGAA CATGGAAATGAAAGCAGTTTCGACTTTGCTTTTGTGGATGCTGACAAAATCAATTACTGGAACTACCATGAAAGGCTACTAAAGTTGGTGAAGGTGGGTGGAATAGTTATCTATGATAACAGTCTTTGGAGAGGGTCAGTTGCTGTGCCTGAAGAAGAAGCTCCAGAGCATTTGAGATTCTGCAGACAGCTTACAATTGAACATAACAAATTCCTTGCAGCTGATTCTCGGGTCCAAATTTCACATGCTTCGTTGGGTGATGGCATCACCATCTGCAGGCGCATTTGCtga